The Lolium perenne isolate Kyuss_39 chromosome 6, Kyuss_2.0, whole genome shotgun sequence genome segment ggtgcAACTATCCACTGAGCTACGTGCCTGTTTTAGGAGATCACGCAACAAACAAAATCATCTCGACTGTGACACTTCATCGCCTGCAACGACAAGGAAAATAACGAGTGAACAGTGAAGTCGTTGGACCGGTGGCTCGTCTTAATTCGTCTGTTTATTGCCGCTCGCACGAAAGGAGTATGCTAGGATACTGTCACTCCATCAGACCATCAGGATTCAGGACTAAACCTAAACGGAAGAATTCAATGTGCTCGATCGGTCTCGATCGCGTAGGCGCACGCCTGCTGCTTTCGCCTGAATAATAAGACTACCACCTCCGTGAATCATGTTCATCATTCAGACATTCACCAACCATGAGTTGCAAAGCTCTCCGGCAGAGACAGAATGTCCCTGTCATTAGGCTGTACCTGTATAATTATCACACCAACACCATCTGAGGTCCCCGAGCAAGAGGCGCTCCAAGCCTCTGCTTTTTTTCAAGGGCTACCTTGTTGCTGCACTTTTTCCTTCCTTGCTGAGGGAACAGCAAGCTTGCACTTTCTCTATCCTGGGAGGGAGGGATGAAAAATTGAAGATACCCAGTACCCGTCTACCCGGTCCCCGCATCAAGGATGCATACCGCCATGCATAGTTGCGAGCCTACGGGCAGGGAGCAATCGGTATAGAGAAGAGGAGAGTGGATGCGGTGCAGTAGAAGCGGATTGTACTGACCGACGGCCAGTTGATAGTGAAAACTGTGCTCTGAAACGAAGCTCTGACGAGACGAGCTGAATGGAAAATCGGGCACGGACGGTGTTGATGTTCTAGGCCTGGGCCAACTTTGGCAGGGCCCGTGCCGCTGCGTGCGCCGGTCCGGAGCAATGACCGGGCCGAGGTACAGTCTGAGCATGGCTCCTCAATGTGCCGTTTCCTatatgccgaccaggtcggcacctgcaccgcgccgcacacccccgcgcGCGGTCTGGGCCAGCCCGGTTAGGTGATTTTTCctgttcttctttttcttttcttttcttttcttttccgttttccattttcttttttcttttctgttttcttttccagTGTTTTTTTGTTCTCtcgttttatttttctatttaaaaataatttttgaaaattttaaaatttgaaaatgTTAAAGTTTGATAAAATTTGAAtggatttcaaaatttgaacaaaatttgaatcttgaacgaatttccaaatttgaaagaattttgaaacatttgaacaaattttaaattttgaacgattttcaaatttgaacaaatttcgaaattGGAACAAAATTTTAATCTTGAACGAATTTCCAAATATTGGACGAATgttgaaatttgaacaaatttaaattttgaaagttatttgaaatctgaaaaaaattcgaaatttgaacaaaattttagttttgaacaattttgaaattTTAGATGATTTTCAAATTTTAAAAGAATTTAAAATCGAACATTTTTAAAATCTGTAGAGTGAaaattttgaacaaattttgaaaatATAAAAAACATGTAAAATGTTAGTTTTAAAAACAAAACTATGAATAgacaaaaaaaataagaaaaagaaaagaggttTCCTGATGGGCCGCGGCCGAGTTAATAGCAGAACCGAACCAACGGAAATCAACGATAATGGGCCAAGCTCACGGATGACAGGGGTGTGTGCGAGATGTGGTCGGCGCCAACTAGGTCGGCACATAGATTAGATTAAAGGCATGTTCGGCAATGCATCTCTCTGCATACAGCTTGGCCCGGCGGCTGTTAATTGGTTTGTGGCCCATCACTTAAACACCTTTTTTCTCTATTTATAGCTCTAttttgaaaaactaatatttTTTTCAGTTTCTTTTTATGTTCAAATTTTTCTATTTATAGATTTTTAAAATGTTCGATTTTACATTTATCCAAAGTTTGAAAATCGTTCAAAGTTCAAAATCTGTTCAAAATTCGAAAATGGTTGAAAATTCAAAATTTGATCGAAAAATCAGAAATGGTTCAAAATTCGAAATTCgctcaaatttgaaaaaaatcgTTTAAAAgtcgaacaattttcaaatttcaaatatATGAACTTTTTTCAAACttcaacaattttcaaatttaaaaaatttcGAAAATTATTTTTAAACCGAAAAAGAAACATACAAAAAGAAAactgaaaagaaaaaagaaaacaaggAAAAATGGCTAACCATGCACGGGAGCGCCTAACCATAAACCATCGCTAAGGGGAACCCattaatgggcctggcccattagtcggttattgcaaaattttctagattTGAAAATTTGCTTAGATTCAAATTTGCGTAGATTCAAAAATTGCATAGATTTAAAAATTGCCCAGATTCAAAATTTGCTCAGATGTGAAATTTGCTAAGATTAAAAATTTGCTTACTTCGATAATTTGTTCGAATTTGAAATTTGCTTAACTTTAAATTTTGCTCCACTTTAAAATTTGTTAAAAAACTGAAAAAAGAAAAAATCGAAAAAACGAAGAAAAACCGATACCCAAGAAAACCAGAAAAAACCCCAACAAAAACCGGAAAACTGGGGCCTACAACCTCCCAGCAGGTTTTTGGGCCGCGGCCCAAAACACTCCCGCGGGTCAAACCACACGGGTGATGGTTTGTAACCATCACCCGCGGGCGTTGTATAGGATTTCGCACCGTGCGCACGGGGGTGTGCTGTCCGGTGCAGGTGCCGACCTGATGGACATGTAAGGATCGCCCTTTACATCGCTCATTGCGGCACGGTGGACTCCAACCGTCTGAAGCGAAGTCTTAAcggcccagcccatttaccttgAGCTAGCTCGCGCAACTGGATTTGCCTGCGAAAATAAAGAACCTCGCGACTGGAGCTCCGTGCCATAGGTTTGTCTCGGTTTTTTTTTCGAAATTGaggaaatatcgccccagcttctgcatccaaaggatgcacacggctttttttattagattattcacaaacaTTACAAGAACAATATAAAGGATCAACCTCGAAACCACCTCACTagacctacagtgggatgaaggaggtgacaatacaccaactcacatcatccaaaaaccaaatgccttccaaaccgcccaatagcaggtgagaagcacatccagtccaaCAGACTCTCTgcgcacgccaacgcacacgccacagaagttgctaccgccgtcttcctcgactccatcttcaagagagatcatcacactaaccttgcaagacctgccgtcgatgccaccgtgattccagacggctccaccatcctgcacgcatacatcatcccgcatccGTCGTCGATAATctgcagcaccatgccaccgAGACTCAACGCaaacaatgtggtagatgaataccAGTACACCAACATCCGCCatcatccagcagctgctccaaaaacgatgccccaagaggtagaacgacgcagggcgcgccgccatcgttcgatccgggagacccagatctagggtttcccccggagcagcacgagtgtgTAGATGCAGGCTGCGACaacgatgcctccaagaaggttGCGACGTGTAGCGCCGCCATCGCCCGTATCCGCAGAGGACACCGTCGCGCCGCCGCTGGCAGATCCAGGCCCAGCAGCCTAGATCGAACCCGCAGCGAGGCGCCGCCGGCCCCCCACGCAGCCGCCGTTGAGCCACCCTTCCTCGCAGAAGTCAGCTGAGCAGCCAATACCGCCCTTGCCGCCACCCGCCTGCGCCGCCTAGAGACTCGCAGCCACCACCGTCGTCTGTCACGTCGCCGCAGCAGGACACGCCCGCGCCGGCACGCCATGGCCCCCGACGGACGGGCCACGCCCTGACCCGGAGGAGACATCCCGCACCCCTCCACCCGAGCCCGAGGACGAGAGGAcctcgccgccgccgaagccgaccGGGCTTTGCCCGGCCGCGCCCTCAGGCAGCGGCAAGGGAGGAGGGGGTCCTGGTGGCGGCGCGATCTAGGGTTCCCTCTGGTCGCCGCGCGGGGCCGAcacgggaggagggaggagggaggaaaAAGACGTTTTCCAGAGAGAGAAAGCCGCATAGGTTTGCCTcgtataagagcatctctagcaatcATGTGTCCTGCCGTCTCTGGTGCATGTAAAATTGTTAGTATATGTTATAATTAATGAAGTTAGTTATGGAGTTTATTAATCTTATCGAATTGGTCCTCGTGTCTTATAATCCCTAACGGAGTGAGTAGCTGTCACCGCAAACCTCCGGTATAGTATTCGGTAAAACCTGATAGGTTTATCTGTTTTTTGAGTATAGTAGGAGCGCAGCTACAGCTTGCTTCGGTCTCCGATCTGTCTAAAACACCATCTAGCGAGACGTGCTAAGTACTACTTCGTTGATTCGCGACATATTCATCTACTCACACCTCTACTAATTAACCGCCGTCTCAGCTTTGAGTCTTTGACATTACAAGCTGGCCGGTAATGTGCTGCATACACCCGGAATCATCGGCTTCGTAACAGCTTGTTAACGTGAGTCGATCAGCTAAATCAAGGAGTTCCTTAATTACGACCTCGATCAATCTCAAGTCTGGCCAGTCTTGAAGTCGGGCTAACAATGTCTGAAATTGCTTCATCTATCCTATTCAGACCTGGCTGATAGCTAATAACTAAACAGAAAGTAAACGATATGTATTCATCCACCGATCGTGGGCATATATAGTAATCCAGTTGCTGCCGGGTGCAAATGAGGTATGTGCAGCAAAGTCAGCTTTGGTGATCTTAGTTTTGGGATTCGCCATCACATTCAGAGCTGGCTGACAGCGAACTAATTCAAATTATACAAACTTATGAGCTGTGGTATTTGTGTACATGTTCAATTGTCCAAACCGGCCCGGTAGGTTGCTTAGTTGACTAATCGTATAACGTTCTTATCTATCCACCCACATGGCCCCATGTGGCAACATGTAGCAATCTATTGATCTATGATAATGGTTTCAGCGTAGAAAATGGTTCAACTTGGATGCTCTGTCCACTCTCTCCCTCAAATTGTTTTGAAGATATATAAGTAGTACTAGTTGTGGTGCGTTGCTACGATCCTTACAATTATTATCTTATCTCACATGCAAATATAATACACACAAAATTCATAGGTATTCAGAAGTAGATGGTTAAATTCTGATAATCTATATTTCCAAAAAAATATCCCAATGCAATAAGTCACGTGAAATTGCTGCTAAGAGTTTAGAAATTCACATACCCATGTGAAAATTCTAGTGAAGTGAAATCCATGTGAAAATTCTAGTGAAGTGGAGGACATTGTCGTTTGATTTCTCAAACTAATGGGACATGCTCTTGATCTTCTTGATCAGTGCAATAAGAAAGTTACACGCTTCTGTTTTACATTGCAATTGATATTGGTTGTTGGTTCTTAAGTATAATAACTATAAATAAAATGTATACCTTTGGATTTataggattttatttttttgtcTTATTCTTCTCttaatttattttcagatttttggtAGATGATATAATTGAAAACTTTGATATCAATCTTTTTGGGTAGTTTCTCAATCTTTTTGAGACATAATGTTCCACATGATAGTCTATGTATGGTGTGAAATAATAGCCAGGCAATAAATCTCTCCGGCTAATATGCTAAGAAAGTTGTACAACAAATTCAAAGGTTGGCAAATTCTAAATAACAGTAACAGTTAAACTACGTTTCCGTTTACGGTGGTGAAGGTACGCCCACCTTTGACTCGGCACTATTCCTCTATCTACTATGTTTTTGTGCTCATCAGCCTTTAACAAATGAGAAATGTCGACATCATTCTCACGCTTTCTTTATCTCTGATAACCATCATGCACACATCTAATAATATGAAAATGACATCATCGTTCCTCATCCTCATCCACCTGCCCAATTTTTAGAATATAACTCTAGAACTTGATTTACACTTATAAAATTAATTTTCCGTGTTAAAACAAATTCATACAGTATGTAAGGTGTGATTTAGAGATGCCATGATATTCGATCATTACCCACGGCTACAAGAATCTTTAGATGGGTATTGGGCAGTGGTATGGTAACCTGCTGGATAGAAGACTTCTTCGGTGCTATCTGTACAAATATAGCTAGTGAATTTGTTTATCATGAATAAAATGCCCGAACAAATATAAAAAGAAGATGTCTTACAGCTGACAATTGGTAGTTCTCAGCAGAATAGTGCCATAGTTATTGCTGAATTCTAACATTCCGGCTATGCTCTAAATCCAAATAACAAACAGTATTTCACGCATATATAGGGAGACTGATACTTATCACATATCACTGGGAATCTAACAAGCAAGAGATAATTCAATAAATCAACATGATATTTCGAGATAAGGGGTTTGCATGTACAAGGTGGGTGGTATAGGGTATCCATGGTCGGCGATTCAAGCGGTGGAGGGACACCCCAAATTATACTGTAATGAAGGAGCCACCAGTGCAGAAGATGTTCTATCCACCAAGGCTACAAGACAAGACGGACCCAAAATCATTATGTTTCATGGACATCATAGGTATCCATGGATACCTATGTCATGATAATTAGTTTAAGGTACATACTAAATAACTGCAGCATGGTATAATGAATCTTGACCCGATGGCGACACGACATCTTGATCGGACGGCGCCACGGCGGATCAAATAATTTCCCCCGCCACCAACCGCATGGCTCCCTTCTCTGGCGTCCCACATTATTCATTTACCACACACAAAGAGTCGCAGGAACAAAATAGATAATTTGTGGCTCGTACAAGAAGAAAAGGTGGCAAAAAATATATGAAATTCATGCCATTTTTTCGTTTCTCTGAAATGTAGAAATATATGAATGTGAAACCTTACAGGCGAACATAACATTTAGTGGCTGGTGCTATAACGTGTAGAATTTGTTTTATGCATTTTTGTACTATTCCAAAAAGATGTTAGCAGGGGCTTAGGTTACACCGTAGCTTAAATACCTCATCTCAAGATATAATTAGCTATTGAAAGATGAGGAGTGCTTCGGTATTCCCCCTCAGCTCCATGTTTTCGAAAAGTTGGAGCCGCTtcaattttttttctttgatctgtGGAGCTGCTCCAACTTTTGGTACATATAGAACACGAAAACACGAAGCGGCTGTTTATTTACGTCCCCTCCCACCGATAAGTGATCAAAACGTTACACACCTCTTATCTTTCGCCCCCTCTCCCAGGCATGTTTCCTAACGCCCAGACTCTTCCCCAATTTGACTTCACCGAAACGCGATTCACGCGTGCCGCCACCGAATCAAGGCCACCGACGAAGGAATCAACGTATCTTCAACTGGAGTCAAACTTGTCCGATTCGTTCTCGTTGTCACGCAAATCGAGTTGTAGCTCGTTGTCGATGCCGCTCAACCAACTTTGTCCTGGGTGAGGCGGCGTGGGAAAACAAAAAGGGGATGTTATCCATTACGTCCGAGAGCATTGGCAAATCGGGGAAGAGTTTGGGCGTTGGGAAATACCCGGAGAGGAGGGGGAGAAAGATAAGACGCGTGTAATGTTTTGGTCACTTACCGATAGCAGTGGGATGTAAATAAACAACAGATCCATGTTTTCCTGTTCCGCGGAACCAACTCCATGTAAGCTGCTCCAACTTCTTAGTACCATGGAGTTAGGGGGCACCGAAGCACTCCTCTTGAAAGATAACTTTATTGAAAGAGAAAGTAAACCAAACGTCCTTAATTTGAGAGGAGAGGATTTCTTCGTAAAGAAATTATTTGGCTGTCTTGGCAGCTGGTCTCCACGGCTTTATCACCCCAGCTCCATCTGCTGCACAACTCAATTATTAGCGGCATCCCTTACTACAAAGCTTTTAGCACGTAATTGAGCACACAACAACCACACAAGCTAGGAGATCGAGACACAATCGAGAGAGCAACCATGGCGGAGTTCGCGCTTGGCTTGAccaagacggcggtggaggggaCGGTGAGCAGAGTCAAATCGGTGatagaggaggaggcgaagctcaAGGTGCAGGTGCAGCACGACCTACTGTTCATCACCGGCGAATTTCAGATGATGCAATCTTTTCTGAACGTCACCAACTCCGACCGCACCAAGAACGAGACGGTGAGGACATGGGTGAGGCAGCTCCGAGACCTTGCCTTCGACGTGGAGGACTGCGTCGAGTTTGTCGTCCACCTCGACGGCAAGTCCGCATGGTGGTGGCGCATCCTGCCGTCCTGTATGGCGCCGCCGCTGCCCCTCGACGAGGCGGTCGCCGAGATAAAGCAACTGAAGGCCAGGGTGGAGGACGTCAGTCACAGGAACACACGCTACAGCCTCATCATCGGCAATGAGTCCGGCTCCAGCTCCATTAAGCCATTTGCTATCTCGGCGACGGCTGAGAAGCCGAACATGGTTGCTGTGGCATATGACATCCTAAAGGAGGTTTGGGAGGACACGGGGAAGAAGCCGGAAGACAGCATCAGCAGTCTTAAGACTTTGATCACCAATTATGGAAATGACCTTCAAGTGGTCTCGCTATGGAACAGGTCAGAGGGAGCTGCTCATGTTGGAGAGATATACAATATCATCAACGAGGCCTACTGTGACAAAGAAATATGCCAAGAATTCACAATCCGTGCCTGGATAAAGCTGATGCACCCCTTCAACCCTGACGAGTTCCTCAAGAGCTTGCTCACGCAGTTCAACGCCACCTCTTCTCGCCTCCAAGCAAACAACTTCCGGGAGAAGATGAAATCACCTATGGAAGACAATCTCATCCAGCAAGTCAGCGAGCACAGGTATCTTGTCATCCTAGAAGAAGTATCCACCGTGGTAGAGTGGAATATCATCAGAATGTACCTGCCGGACAATCACAACGGCAGCCGGATCGTCGTGTCGACAAAGAAGTTAGGCATTGCCCTTTTATGCACCGGGGAGCCGTACCAAGTTTCAGAGATCAGACGCTTCTCTGGAGATCAATATATTTGTGCATTTTTCAAGGTACATCTTTAAACAAAACGTTCTTTTTTGCTTATTCCGGGATAATTATTTTAAGCTAGTATAAGTTCAAGCATGATACAGAGGTCAAGAGGGAAAGTCTTTCCACTGTCTTAAAATTTTCCTCATACTTAATTTGATCAGTTTTTCCCGTTCCATTTCATCTGAACGAAAAATAACATAGTTCAGAGTGTCAGAAAATAAAAGCTACATCTAAAAGTTAGACAACCCATATAGTGAGGTATCATAGGTATTATCATGGATTCCATGAGTATAAAAACTCACGTGTCACAGTAGTTGATGACGAGAAAGACTATAGTGGTATCATATGTAAACATTGTATGATAGCACATAGAACTAAACAAAATAATATCAAGTACCCCCTCCATCTCAAGATATAAGTGCCCTTAAGTTTCGATGGTGGACAACCTATGACCTTAATTTATACTTAAAATATGTCCATAAAGTGTATATAAGTACatattttttcgataaaagatgctttattacttttgggaagcaattacatccagcctc includes the following:
- the LOC139832650 gene encoding disease resistance protein Pik-2-like, with amino-acid sequence MAEFALGLTKTAVEGTVSRVKSVIEEEAKLKVQVQHDLLFITGEFQMMQSFLNVTNSDRTKNETVRTWVRQLRDLAFDVEDCVEFVVHLDGKSAWWWRILPSCMAPPLPLDEAVAEIKQLKARVEDVSHRNTRYSLIIGNESGSSSIKPFAISATAEKPNMVAVAYDILKEVWEDTGKKPEDSISSLKTLITNYGNDLQVVSLWNRSEGAAHVGEIYNIINEAYCDKEICQEFTIRAWIKLMHPFNPDEFLKSLLTQFNATSSRLQANNFREKMKSPMEDNLIQQVSEHRYLVILEEVSTVVEWNIIRMYLPDNHNGSRIVVSTKKLGIALLCTGEPYQVSEIRRFSGDQYICAFFKVHL